The Moraxella haemolytica genome window below encodes:
- a CDS encoding PilW family protein, which produces MCDDGGALMVEFTTAKTRLRVGRRLSNSCGLSLLEMMIALLIASMVVLMVAQAYVMSLNGIVAQENLTYRLQHQIFGVQGLTESLRLAGLGIDDKVLSQPNPQGVLVHIDQLSHQSHSVSNLARYLSRADVQPKNNRTTMPTHQLTIIYRAPQDMWDCEGEMALGPRNARLKGGKMRHIEGQVVIERYFVQNNDGVMNLRCDAARFVPESITRDGTRDRRLGRGSSAYIKAIIDTDSSNKAANTIMGMGGQGDVIASHVEGLWVEVGVASQDGIRFMPITEYANHANQDEPIVMMNVAFLGYSPTPSARDDAPRDFEIFGKKVVLQQDSPSHDRWLYHFSVRLRNVMGNVANGGAIDGVVLNQKVLP; this is translated from the coding sequence GTGTGTGATGATGGTGGTGCATTGATGGTGGAGTTTACCACAGCAAAGACAAGATTAAGAGTTGGGCGAAGATTAAGCAATTCTTGTGGATTGAGCCTGCTTGAGATGATGATTGCTCTGTTGATTGCTTCAATGGTGGTATTGATGGTTGCTCAAGCCTATGTCATGAGTTTAAATGGCATTGTTGCTCAGGAGAATTTGACTTATCGGTTGCAACATCAGATTTTTGGGGTGCAGGGGTTGACCGAGAGTCTAAGACTGGCAGGGCTTGGTATTGATGATAAGGTATTATCACAGCCCAATCCGCAGGGTGTTCTTGTGCATATTGATCAGTTATCCCATCAAAGCCACAGCGTGTCTAATCTTGCACGATATTTGAGCAGGGCTGATGTTCAGCCAAAGAATAACCGCACAACCATGCCCACTCATCAGCTTACCATCATCTACCGTGCACCACAAGATATGTGGGACTGCGAGGGCGAGATGGCATTAGGGCCACGAAATGCTCGCTTAAAGGGTGGCAAGATGAGACATATTGAGGGGCAAGTGGTCATTGAAAGATATTTTGTCCAAAATAACGATGGTGTGATGAACCTTCGGTGTGATGCCGCACGCTTTGTTCCAGAAAGTATCACACGAGATGGCACGCGTGATAGACGACTAGGTCGTGGGTCGTCTGCATACATTAAAGCCATCATTGATACAGATTCATCAAACAAAGCTGCCAATACCATCATGGGTATGGGTGGTCAAGGTGATGTGATTGCCAGTCATGTTGAGGGTCTTTGGGTGGAGGTTGGTGTGGCAAGTCAAGACGGTATTAGATTTATGCCAATTACTGAGTATGCCAATCACGCCAATCAAGATGAGCCTATTGTGATGATGAATGTGGCATTTTTAGGTTATTCACCCACGCCGTCAGCTCGTGATGACGCACCAAGAGATTTTGAAATTTTTGGCAAAAAGGTGGTGCTACAGCAGGATTCGCCCAGTCATGACAGATGGCTATACCATTTTTCTGTACGACTCAGAAATGTGATGGGTAATGTGGCGAATGGTGGTGCGATTGATGGGGTTGTTCTTAATCAAAAGGTGTTGCCGTGA
- a CDS encoding ComF family protein, with the protein MNNAKKRTQVVRFSPYFLAQKIRKWHGLCALCHEPITSYQDNRLDLPILCSACHHLMRWHLPPILLQADLPAPMAGGHRQIQPSFYLYCATFYQYPINYAINRFKDHESLPSFMVLLHAIHQLPKPIGCHQHNTVIVPIPTTNKRLVRRGFDPVTMLTKALSHHWGLPIWQGLCRVDDKIHQRGLDRQSRLSNIQDAFAMTDTPPVSQIILFDDVVTTGATLKAAATTIWACSLDIKVLAVCIAHGSAQFSHI; encoded by the coding sequence TTGAATAATGCAAAAAAACGTACTCAAGTGGTGCGTTTTTCACCATACTTTTTGGCACAAAAAATTCGCAAATGGCATGGTCTGTGTGCCTTATGCCATGAGCCGATAACATCATATCAAGACAACAGATTGGATTTACCCATTCTTTGTTCTGCCTGTCATCATCTCATGAGATGGCACCTACCGCCCATACTCCTGCAGGCTGACTTGCCTGCACCAATGGCGGGTGGTCATCGCCAGATTCAGCCATCATTTTATTTATATTGTGCCACTTTTTATCAATACCCCATCAATTACGCCATCAATCGGTTTAAAGACCATGAAAGTCTGCCTTCTTTTATGGTGTTGCTTCATGCCATTCATCAGTTACCAAAGCCCATTGGTTGTCATCAGCATAATACAGTGATTGTGCCGATTCCTACCACCAATAAGCGTCTGGTTCGGCGTGGCTTTGACCCTGTAACGATGCTTACTAAAGCCTTGTCGCATCATTGGGGTCTGCCGATTTGGCAAGGGCTTTGCCGAGTGGATGATAAGATACATCAGCGAGGGCTAGATAGGCAGTCAAGATTGAGCAATATCCAAGATGCCTTTGCCATGACCGATACACCGCCTGTATCACAAATCATTTTGTTTGATGATGTGGTAACCACAGGGGCGACACTTAAGGCGGCCGCCACGACAATTTGGGCGTGTTCTTTAGATATTAAAGTGTTGGCGGTGTGCATAGCACATGGCAGTGCTCAGTTTTCGCACATTTAA
- a CDS encoding phospholipase A yields the protein MLNKVLQKSVLGLGLGVAMTAMADDVVSEKTADGVSSSNVATVATDDSSRPIKTRAEGEALFHDCAAVVNDAARLACFDSLAQGKLPSVLQKKQAIVLGETVKGVVKGNRQVIFAKNETAYNAVNDGVEMNDKTIERYTPLSISYDLDKNSEQGLWRVRPHNPVYILPMYLHGKPNRSPGTPTQEAWHYTSNDQRAPELKYQISVKSKMAEDVFGSNADLWFGYTHLAHWQIYNEDNSRPFRAHDYEPEIFLTQPVVADLPFGGRLRMLGVGAVHHSNGEDNPWSRSWNRGYVMAGMEWGKLTVMPRLWGRILKEGGSKPDDNPDILDYYGYGDVKFLYHLNNDKNISGTARFNPKTGKGALQLDYVHPIGKGISGYVQLFQGYGQSLIDYNHEATSIGVGVMLNDWMGL from the coding sequence ATGTTAAATAAAGTTTTACAAAAAAGTGTACTTGGTTTGGGACTGGGCGTTGCCATGACTGCGATGGCAGATGATGTTGTTTCTGAAAAGACAGCGGACGGCGTCTCTTCTTCTAATGTTGCAACGGTCGCAACTGATGACAGCAGTAGACCGATTAAGACTCGAGCAGAAGGGGAGGCGTTGTTTCATGATTGTGCGGCAGTGGTGAACGATGCGGCTCGTTTAGCTTGCTTTGACTCATTAGCACAGGGCAAATTGCCATCTGTCTTACAAAAAAAACAAGCCATTGTCTTGGGGGAGACGGTTAAAGGCGTGGTGAAAGGCAACCGACAGGTGATATTTGCCAAGAACGAGACAGCGTATAATGCCGTTAATGACGGTGTTGAAATGAACGATAAGACAATAGAGCGTTATACACCGCTGTCTATCAGCTATGATTTGGATAAAAATAGCGAGCAGGGATTATGGCGTGTGCGTCCACACAATCCTGTGTATATTCTACCCATGTATTTACATGGCAAGCCAAATCGCAGTCCAGGTACGCCAACTCAAGAGGCGTGGCATTATACATCTAATGATCAGCGTGCTCCTGAGCTTAAATATCAAATATCTGTCAAATCTAAGATGGCAGAAGATGTGTTTGGTAGTAATGCGGATTTGTGGTTTGGTTATACGCATTTGGCACATTGGCAGATTTATAATGAGGATAATTCTCGCCCATTTCGTGCACATGATTATGAACCTGAGATATTCTTAACTCAGCCTGTGGTGGCGGATTTGCCTTTTGGGGGTAGGCTTAGAATGCTTGGTGTGGGTGCGGTGCATCATTCCAATGGTGAGGATAATCCTTGGTCTCGATCGTGGAATCGTGGTTATGTGATGGCTGGCATGGAGTGGGGTAAATTAACTGTGATGCCACGCCTATGGGGGCGTATCCTAAAAGAGGGGGGTTCAAAGCCTGATGACAACCCAGATATCTTGGATTATTACGGATATGGTGATGTGAAATTTTTATATCATCTAAATAATGACAAAAACATCTCAGGTACAGCACGCTTTAACCCAAAAACAGGAAAAGGGGCGTTGCAGCTTGACTATGTACACCCCATTGGTAAGGGGATTAGTGGCTATGTACAGCTATTCCAAGGCTATGGTCAGTCACTGATTGACTATAATCACGAGGCAACCTCTATTGGTGTTGGTGTGATGCTAAATGACTGGATGGGCTTATAA
- a CDS encoding 16S rRNA (uracil(1498)-N(3))-methyltransferase — MNIILLKQHNIDVSGRLVINETRQVNHIKSVLKAEIGDCLRLGVLGGRLGVGRIVLIDDNQVLLDEVVLNKTPPKKLPVTVMLALPRPKVLRRLVMDMTAIGVPHIILINSYRTDKSYWGSPMLARIDDFIVDGLEQGVDTVPPKITFAKRFKPFVQDELPSLMDEGRAVVFHPYDSEGFGEFCANQGMPTLITIGAEGGFIPYEIDLLRSVGVSAVGLGDRILRTESAVNAVLGRYLL; from the coding sequence ATGAATATCATTTTATTAAAACAGCATAATATTGATGTATCAGGACGACTTGTCATCAATGAGACAAGGCAGGTCAATCACATCAAATCTGTACTCAAAGCAGAGATAGGGGATTGTTTAAGGCTTGGTGTGCTAGGTGGTCGGCTTGGGGTGGGTCGCATTGTGCTGATAGATGACAATCAAGTATTGCTAGATGAAGTGGTGCTGAATAAAACGCCACCTAAGAAGCTACCTGTTACCGTCATGCTTGCTTTGCCACGACCAAAGGTATTACGCCGTTTAGTGATGGACATGACGGCAATCGGTGTGCCACACATTATTTTAATTAATAGCTATCGTACAGATAAAAGCTACTGGGGTTCGCCAATGCTTGCACGCATCGATGATTTTATCGTAGATGGATTGGAGCAGGGCGTTGATACCGTGCCACCTAAAATTACTTTTGCCAAACGCTTTAAACCCTTTGTGCAAGATGAATTGCCATCTTTGATGGATGAAGGGCGGGCGGTGGTATTCCACCCTTATGATTCAGAAGGGTTTGGTGAGTTCTGTGCGAATCAGGGTATGCCGACGCTGATAACGATTGGGGCGGAGGGTGGTTTTATTCCTTATGAGATTGACCTGTTGCGTTCTGTTGGGGTATCGGCGGTGGGACTAGGCGATCGAATCTTGCGTACCGAGAGTGCGGTTAATGCGGTGCTTGGTCGCTATCTTTTATGA
- a CDS encoding 3-deoxy-D-manno-octulosonic acid transferase has translation MKPPIYYPIAIRLAMPIYRYMVHKKSQHLPTYMREVKERFGQTYLPAPTAVHIPVDNLEKKVNKSGCHGRVIWCHAVSLGELNTAYPMLKILLNQGFNLWITSTTQTGFNRASVLFEPLLGTRVNHSFVPVDNLKNIQVFIEHIQPVMTLFIETELWANTLYELRQRQIPAVMVNARLTEKSYQSYAKFPKLSTSMMQNLTAIIAQDEASADRFVRLGADKVKVSVMDSLKWSSVHQLSADNQRLIQQVQMWQGVSHRPIWLVGSTHDAEELLAIQAHKKLIEHDPATLLILVPRHPERFDEVASLCQSSTFITHRRSKGERIEPDTQVYLADSMGELLAWYAVCDVAVVGGSFVDVGGHNPIEPAALAKPVVMGKFIKNCEELVDGLSKVSALTITDSASQCLADAVASWLFDEDAAHQAGMAGRQLVVAKENAATKQAEQLLIHLSITDSTTNQRD, from the coding sequence ATGAAACCACCCATTTATTACCCCATTGCCATTCGCCTTGCCATGCCGATATATCGCTACATGGTGCATAAAAAATCACAACACCTACCCACCTATATGCGAGAGGTTAAAGAACGGTTTGGGCAAACCTATTTACCTGCACCCACTGCTGTGCATATCCCTGTGGATAACCTTGAAAAAAAAGTAAATAAGAGTGGTTGTCATGGCAGGGTTATTTGGTGTCATGCGGTAAGCTTGGGCGAGCTAAATACTGCTTATCCCATGTTAAAAATTCTTTTAAATCAAGGATTTAATCTATGGATCACCAGTACCACACAGACAGGATTTAACCGTGCTTCTGTGCTTTTTGAACCGCTATTGGGAACGAGAGTTAATCACAGCTTTGTCCCTGTGGATAACTTAAAAAATATACAGGTATTCATTGAGCATATTCAACCTGTTATGACACTGTTTATTGAGACAGAATTATGGGCAAATACACTATATGAGCTACGCCAGAGGCAGATTCCTGCGGTGATGGTGAATGCTCGCTTAACTGAAAAATCCTATCAATCTTATGCTAAATTTCCCAAACTAAGTACTAGCATGATGCAAAACTTGACCGCCATCATTGCTCAAGACGAAGCATCGGCAGATCGATTTGTCAGGCTTGGTGCGGATAAGGTCAAGGTGTCAGTGATGGATTCACTAAAGTGGTCAAGCGTTCATCAGTTAAGTGCGGACAACCAAAGACTGATACAGCAAGTACAGATGTGGCAAGGTGTTAGTCATCGACCTATTTGGTTGGTCGGCAGTACACATGATGCAGAGGAGCTGCTTGCGATACAAGCTCACAAAAAACTGATAGAACACGACCCAGCCACCTTGCTGATTTTGGTGCCACGCCATCCTGAACGGTTTGATGAGGTAGCTTCCTTGTGCCAATCATCAACATTCATCACGCATAGACGCTCAAAAGGAGAACGAATTGAGCCAGATACCCAAGTTTATCTGGCAGATAGCATGGGAGAGCTGTTGGCGTGGTATGCGGTGTGTGATGTGGCGGTGGTTGGTGGTTCGTTTGTTGATGTCGGTGGGCATAATCCGATTGAGCCTGCGGCACTTGCCAAACCTGTCGTAATGGGCAAATTCATCAAAAACTGTGAAGAGCTTGTTGATGGTTTATCAAAAGTGTCAGCCCTGACCATAACAGATAGTGCGTCTCAGTGTTTGGCTGATGCGGTGGCATCGTGGCTATTTGATGAAGATGCAGCTCATCAGGCAGGCATGGCAGGTAGGCAGTTAGTAGTTGCCAAAGAAAACGCTGCTACCAAACAGGCCGAACAGCTCTTGATACATCTATCAATCACAGACAGCACAACCAATCAAAGAGATTAA
- a CDS encoding methyltransferase domain-containing protein — translation MTRHATSSNTPIISDRNFDPIADHFAKKVYGGLKGAIRLAVLKQDITEATQILTTKLGRPLKVLDVGAGLAQISLMLAKQHHCTISDISGNMINKAKEVAHQESLDNIRFLVCPYQELGEHIKGEKFDLILCHAVLEWLAEPQLIMDFFDEFLATGGLLSLCFYNPASLVYRNLVMGNFYQLDKPKPADNKSLTPNSPVGNDKVEYWLSSRHYQVLIRSGIRVFSDYAPLKRGGLTNPDDVIAMEMRYSRELPFRLMGRYLHILASRT, via the coding sequence ATGACTCGGCACGCCACATCGTCAAACACACCCATCATAAGCGACCGCAACTTTGACCCCATCGCCGACCACTTTGCCAAAAAAGTCTATGGCGGTCTAAAAGGTGCCATTCGCTTGGCTGTTTTAAAGCAAGATATTACCGAAGCTACCCAAATACTCACCACAAAACTGGGACGACCTTTAAAGGTGCTTGATGTAGGTGCAGGGCTAGCACAGATTAGTCTTATGCTTGCCAAACAGCATCACTGCACCATCAGCGACATCTCTGGTAATATGATTAATAAAGCCAAGGAAGTCGCACACCAAGAAAGCCTAGACAATATACGGTTTTTGGTTTGCCCTTATCAAGAGCTTGGCGAGCATATCAAAGGCGAAAAATTTGATTTAATCTTGTGCCATGCAGTGCTTGAGTGGCTAGCAGAACCACAACTTATCATGGATTTTTTTGATGAATTTTTGGCAACAGGCGGTCTGCTTTCATTATGCTTTTATAACCCTGCTAGCTTGGTTTATCGTAATTTGGTAATGGGTAATTTTTATCAGCTTGACAAGCCAAAACCTGCCGATAACAAAAGCCTAACCCCAAACAGTCCTGTTGGCAATGACAAGGTAGAATACTGGTTATCATCTCGCCATTATCAAGTACTGATTCGCTCAGGAATTCGGGTTTTTTCTGATTATGCACCGCTTAAGCGTGGCGGTCTGACCAACCCCGATGATGTCATTGCGATGGAGATGCGGTATTCTAGAGAGCTACCATTTCGCTTGATGGGTCGGTATTTGCACATCTTAGCAAGCAGAACATAG
- the pepN gene encoding aminopeptidase N: MTNQAPTKVYLKDYTPPTYKVSQIHLDIGLFDEYAQVEATLTVHRQHEGKFVLFGRELQLQSIFVNDVALSADAYTLDDETLVIDAMPDEAVVRTCVKIYPQTNTALEGLYQAGTGDDAMFVTQCEPEGFRKITFYPDHPDVLAEFTTRIEADKKYKTLLGNGNLIESGDLGERHFAVWHDPTLKPSYLFACVIANLDVMQDNFTTSEGREVLLEIYATKQDLDKCHVAMQALKDAMKWDEDNYGCAYDLDRYMIVATGHFNMGAMENKGLNIFNTSCVLASPQTTTDEGSFRVKSVVAHEYFHNWTGNRITCRDWFQLSLKEGLTVFRDQSFSGDFRSKAVQRIEDVAFLRAHQFVEDAGPLAHCVRPESFVEINNFYTMTIYEKGAEIVRMIANFLGKDKYRQGTDEYFRRYDGQAVTIEDFLSAMSVGDERVMDFLKWYGQPGTPELSGDFEFKDGQVVVNLSQKTRHVAGFDAPIALPIPVDTAIFDSYTGELLAQKMLFLTKEVDSFVFDGIGLSDGAKPIVSVLRNFSAPVKLNFEYSDEDLMKLVAFESEGFNRWQAIQTLVNRLLLGKSDQVSLLTDALRTVVPKLITTDPMLTARLFDIPSEAELAMSYDKDYNPKAVKAVRDALQQQIAHALKDEAMNWYRSLPIETYEDTPDARGRRLLRNVLLELLLLAKVPETEAWAKEQYEQANCMSERQGALSAMIAFDLPYADEFVADFYERFKDEELVIDDWFLIQARSSSRDVAFVESLMSRKDYDWAVPNRVRTTLGGLSAKPVQLWSEEGLNLYLDAITKLDDINPAVASRMLARLDRWYTLQDDSRAYAKSKLIELQKTAKSKNVLEFINSMLSV, encoded by the coding sequence ATGACCAATCAAGCCCCAACAAAAGTTTATTTAAAAGATTATACGCCACCTACCTACAAAGTCAGCCAGATTCATTTAGATATTGGGTTGTTTGATGAGTATGCCCAAGTTGAGGCGACCTTGACAGTGCATCGTCAGCATGAAGGCAAGTTTGTGCTGTTTGGGCGTGAATTACAGCTACAATCCATTTTTGTGAATGATGTGGCATTATCTGCAGATGCCTACACGCTAGATGATGAAACGCTAGTCATTGACGCCATGCCAGATGAGGCCGTGGTGCGTACTTGCGTCAAAATTTATCCGCAAACCAATACAGCTTTAGAAGGATTATATCAGGCCGGCACAGGCGATGATGCCATGTTTGTTACACAGTGTGAGCCTGAAGGGTTTAGAAAAATTACCTTTTATCCTGACCATCCTGATGTGTTGGCTGAATTTACCACTCGTATTGAAGCGGATAAAAAATACAAAACCCTACTGGGTAATGGCAACCTGATAGAATCAGGTGATTTAGGCGAGCGTCATTTTGCCGTATGGCACGACCCTACCTTAAAGCCAAGCTATCTGTTTGCTTGTGTGATTGCCAATCTTGATGTCATGCAAGACAATTTTACCACCAGTGAAGGGCGAGAGGTGTTGCTTGAAATCTATGCTACGAAGCAGGATTTGGATAAATGCCATGTCGCCATGCAAGCCCTAAAAGATGCCATGAAATGGGACGAGGATAACTATGGTTGTGCTTATGACCTAGACCGCTACATGATTGTGGCGACAGGGCATTTTAATATGGGGGCGATGGAAAATAAGGGTTTAAATATCTTTAATACTTCATGTGTGCTAGCAAGTCCACAAACCACTACCGATGAAGGCAGTTTTCGTGTTAAATCAGTTGTTGCCCATGAGTATTTTCATAACTGGACGGGCAACCGTATTACTTGCCGAGACTGGTTTCAGTTGAGCCTAAAAGAGGGCCTGACTGTTTTTAGAGACCAAAGCTTTTCTGGGGACTTTCGCTCAAAAGCGGTACAGCGTATCGAAGATGTGGCGTTCTTGCGAGCACATCAGTTTGTTGAGGACGCAGGTCCTTTGGCACACTGTGTACGCCCTGAGAGTTTTGTGGAAATTAACAATTTCTACACCATGACCATCTATGAAAAGGGGGCGGAGATTGTTCGCATGATTGCCAATTTCCTTGGCAAAGATAAATATAGACAAGGTACAGATGAGTATTTTCGCCGTTATGATGGACAAGCGGTTACCATCGAGGACTTCTTGTCTGCCATGTCGGTCGGCGATGAGAGGGTGATGGACTTTTTAAAATGGTATGGTCAGCCAGGCACGCCAGAGCTATCAGGTGATTTTGAATTTAAGGACGGTCAAGTTGTTGTCAATCTATCACAAAAGACCCGTCATGTAGCAGGTTTTGATGCTCCGATTGCCCTGCCAATTCCTGTGGATACTGCTATTTTTGATAGCTACACAGGTGAGCTTTTGGCACAAAAAATGCTGTTTTTGACCAAAGAGGTGGACAGTTTTGTTTTTGATGGTATCGGTCTGTCTGATGGGGCAAAGCCGATCGTTTCAGTGTTACGCAACTTCTCTGCTCCTGTAAAACTCAACTTTGAATACAGCGATGAGGATTTGATGAAGCTTGTTGCTTTTGAAAGCGAAGGCTTTAACCGCTGGCAGGCAATCCAGACTTTGGTTAATCGCTTGCTATTGGGTAAATCTGACCAAGTGAGTCTGCTGACTGATGCTTTACGCACTGTCGTTCCTAAGCTGATAACAACAGACCCTATGTTGACTGCTAGACTCTTTGACATACCAAGCGAGGCGGAGCTTGCGATGTCTTATGATAAAGATTATAACCCTAAAGCAGTCAAGGCAGTGCGTGATGCCCTACAGCAACAAATCGCACACGCCCTAAAAGATGAGGCGATGAACTGGTATCGCTCGTTGCCGATAGAGACTTATGAAGATACGCCTGATGCACGAGGACGCCGTTTGCTACGAAATGTGCTGTTAGAACTATTACTGTTGGCGAAGGTGCCAGAGACAGAGGCGTGGGCTAAAGAGCAGTATGAACAAGCGAACTGTATGAGCGAGCGACAAGGGGCATTGTCGGCGATGATAGCTTTTGATTTGCCTTATGCTGATGAGTTTGTTGCTGACTTTTATGAGCGATTTAAGGATGAGGAGTTGGTGATTGATGACTGGTTCTTGATTCAAGCAAGATCAAGTAGTCGTGATGTGGCATTCGTTGAGTCTCTTATGAGTCGCAAGGATTATGATTGGGCAGTGCCTAATCGTGTGCGTACGACGCTAGGCGGCTTGTCTGCCAAACCTGTACAGCTGTGGAGTGAAGAAGGGCTAAATCTATATTTAGATGCCATCACCAAGTTGGATGACATCAACCCTGCGGTAGCATCACGCATGTTGGCTCGATTGGATCGTTGGTATACACTTCAAGACGACAGCAGGGCGTATGCTAAGAGCAAACTGATTGAATTGCAAAAAACAGCCAAATCAAAAAATGTCCTTGAGTTTATTAATAGCATGCTTAGTGTCTAA
- a CDS encoding type IV pilus modification PilV family protein codes for MAVLSFRTFKFYDHLSQYGLSMGLERMQKESGFGLIEVMVALLLVSMVFFGFLSVQMRAYHTSQDAAIRTHAVSLLGNQAQILQGHDESVGRAYEALFAQLNRNLGDVSGQMMSNYRQALDTLNTHCHQRVCTPEESVKYQAVQSAKVAATHGVRMNVLPCPDGRCLVAVWGETKAIKGEQGCMNKAGGINAGAKCVMMVVH; via the coding sequence ATGGCAGTGCTCAGTTTTCGCACATTTAAGTTTTATGACCATCTAAGTCAGTATGGATTGAGTATGGGGCTTGAGAGAATGCAAAAAGAATCTGGTTTTGGACTCATTGAGGTGATGGTGGCATTGTTGTTGGTGTCAATGGTGTTTTTTGGGTTTTTGTCGGTGCAGATGCGAGCATATCATACCAGCCAAGATGCCGCCATACGCACACACGCCGTATCATTGCTTGGCAACCAAGCTCAAATACTACAAGGACATGATGAATCGGTTGGGCGGGCTTATGAGGCTTTGTTTGCTCAGCTCAATAGGAATTTGGGTGATGTCAGTGGACAGATGATGAGCAATTATCGCCAAGCTCTAGACACCTTAAACACCCATTGCCATCAAAGAGTCTGCACGCCAGAAGAGTCAGTTAAGTATCAGGCAGTACAGTCGGCTAAGGTTGCTGCCACTCATGGCGTTCGTATGAATGTTTTGCCTTGCCCAGACGGACGCTGTCTGGTGGCTGTATGGGGCGAAACCAAGGCAATAAAGGGCGAACAAGGCTGCATGAATAAAGCAGGTGGTATCAATGCAGGAGCAAAGTGTGTGATGATGGTGGTGCATTGA